The Desmodus rotundus isolate HL8 chromosome 3, HLdesRot8A.1, whole genome shotgun sequence genome includes a region encoding these proteins:
- the DIO1 gene encoding type I iodothyronine deiodinase produces the protein MGLAQAGLWLKKLWVLLQVVLHVALGKVQLKLFPRRVKQHILAMNRKNPHFSYENWVPTLFSIQYFWFLLKVRWQRLEDKTEEGGLAPNCPVVRLSGQMCNIWDFMQGNRPLVLNFGSCTUPSFLFKFDQFKRLIEDFSSVADFLVIYIEEAHASDGWAFKNNVVIKNHRNLQDRLQAAHRLLERSPQCPVVVDTMKNLSSQLYAALPDRLYVLQEGRILYKGKPGPWNYHPEEVRAVLEKLHS, from the exons ATGGGGCtggcccaggcagggctgtggcTGAAGAAGCTCTGGGTACTCTTGCAGGTGGTCCTgcatgtggccttgggcaaagtACAACTAAAACTGTTTCCCAGGAGAGTCAAACAGCACATCTTGGCCATGAACCGGAAGAACCCACATTTCTCCTATGAAAACTGGGTTCCAACCCTCTTCAGCATCCAGTATTTCTGGTTTCTCCTGAAGGTTCGTTGGCAACGATTGGAGGACAAGACTGAGGAAGGAGGTCTAGCCCCAAACTGCCCTGTGGTTCGCCTCTCAGGACAGATGTGTAACATTTGGGACTTCATGCAAG GCAACAGGCCACTGGTGCTGAATTTTGGAAGTTGTACCtgaccttcatttcttttcaaatttgacCAATTCAAGAGACTTATTGAAGACTTTAGTTCCGTAGCAGATTTTCTCGTCATTTACATTGAAGAAGCACACGCATCAG ATGGCTGGGCTTTTAAGAACAACGTGGTCATCAAGAATCACCGGAACCTCCAGGACCGCCTCCAGGCAGCTCACCGGCTGCTGGAGAGGAGCCCCCAGTGCCCTGTGGTGGTGGACACAATGAAGAACCTGAGCAGCCAGCTCTACGCGGCGCTGCCCGACAGGCTCTACGTGCTCCAAGAGGGCAGGATCCTCTACAAG GGTAAACCTGGCCCTTGGAACTATCATCCCGAGGAGGTTCGTGCTGTTCTGGAAAAGCTCCACAGTTAA